TTGCCTGTACTCTCTCCCAGTCAGCAAGCCTCTTCTCTAGGACCTCTTGTTTTCTGGTTTGTACGGCAAAATAGGTCATCGCAAAGGCGATAGCATCTTTTCTCGGATCGCCATTTTGCGCTATCAAATAACAGGCGTAGCGCGAGAGCATAATGTCTGGTATCTCCTTTTGGGCATCCGAACCAATACCAACCATTTTGTTGACGTCAACAAAATGGTTGTGGATAACTTGTCCCGATTTCTCGCAAGCGATCTTTGCCTTCTCGATCACTTTTTCAAAGTTGCGCCATTCGTTATAGCCAAGCAATACCTGCAATTCGCGCGCATACCAAAATTCGACTCCCTCCTTCGTGTAGACATACGCGTCGAAATACTTATGAAGTTGAGCAATTATCTTTTTATCCATAGATTTTTTTATTTAATTCCTAATTGTTTTAAATAATCGTCCATCTGATCTTCCAGCTTCTTTAGCTCCGGCTCCAGTTCCGCCAGTTCCTTCAGGTTTGCTTTGATATCTATCGGCGCTTCCTCTTCGAAAGTATCAACATAGCGGGTAATGTTCAGGTTGAAATCGTTTTCCTTGCTGATTTCGTCAAACCCAACTTTTCGGGCGAATTTTTCGACATTCTTGCGGTTTTTGTACGTATTATAAATTTTTTCGATATTTTCTTCGGTTAAAATATTTTTAGCTTTGCCAGGATTGTATTCCTTCGACGCTTCAATGAATAAAATATCTTTCTTATTCTCGTTCGCCCCGCCTTTTTCGCGAGACCGGTCTATCACCAAAATAGCCACCGGAATCCCGGTTGTTTGAAACAAACCAGCGGGCAAGCCGATAACCGCGTCAATAATGTTTTCTTTGATCAGTTGCTCGCGGATCTTCCCTTCTGCACCGCCACGAAATAGCACGCCGTGAGGAACAATTACCGCGATACGGCCGGTCTTCGGCTTGGCTGTTTCTATCATGTGAGTGATAAAAGCAAAGTCGCCTTTATCTTTGGGCGGAACGCCTCGCCAAAAACGTTTGTATTTATCGTCTTCTGCGTTCTCCGCGCCCCATTTTTTTAGAGAAAAAGGAGGGTTTGCAACTATCGTGTCGAACTTCATAAGCTGGTCATTTTCCGTCAGCAATGGATTATTGAGGGTGTCTCCCCATTCAAGGCGAGCCGAATCTTTTCCGTGCAAAAACATATTCATTCTTGCCAGCTGATATGTCGATCCCGTTGACTCTTGCCCATAAAGGGCATAGTTCTTAGACTCGCCTTTTTCTACCTCTTCTCCGGCCAATAAAAGCAATCCCCCAGAACCGCAACAAGGGTCGCAAATCCTGTCTCCGGCTTTCGGCTGGGCCAGCATCGCAACCAATTTAGCGACATTGCGTACAGTAAAAAATTCTCCAGCTTTTTTGCCCGCGTCGGCTCCAAATCTCTCAATCATATACATATAAGAGTTGCCGATAATGTCGTCTCCTGCGTCGGCTAGGTCTATTTTGGCGAAATCCTGGATCAAATGGCGCAGCATTTTATTGCGCTCCGCCAGTTTTCCCAAAACTGCTTCCGAATTAAAATCTACATTAAACACTCCCTCAAGTTTTTCGCGGTTTGCTTCTTCAATGCGGTCAAGCGTTTTGTTCAGCTCTTCCCCAATATTATCCTGTTCGATAATTCCATAGATATAATCAAAAGAAGATTTTTCGGGCAAATAAAAACGGTCCATCTTCATTTTTTCTCTGATCCTTTCCTGATCGCCATTAAACCGTTCCCGATACTGTTCGTATTTCTTTTTTGACAAATCGCTCAAATACTTAAAGAAAAGCATCGCCAACACATAGTCTTTATAAACGCCGGCGTCTACCTGGGTCCGAGAAGAGTCCGCCGCGGCCCAAAGCACTTTATTGAGATCTTCCTGGGTATATTTTTTAGGTGTCATAAATTTAAATTATCTTTTCAAAAATTGCGTTGATAATATTTTTTTTGATTTTATTTTTTTCTTCGCAAATTTCCTGTTGGCGTTTTAAGTTATCGGCCAATTTGATAATCGATAACTGATCCTCAATAGACGGCAACGGGATAATGGCCTCTCCAAGCTTCTGTCTTGAAATTGTTTGAATATAGGAACCAGTGACCGCTTTTAAAATATTTTTCTGCCCATCCATCGAATTAAAATAAGCCGCTAAATATTCGGATAAAACTTTTTGGTTGATCGGTCTGATTATCATTACAGAGGACGGAACAATTACATTTTTGACATCGCCCCGGACAACAGCCGCCCTGAAAGAACCGACATTCGCTCCGCGCAAAGTAAGAACAATATCGCTCTTTTGTAAAAAATGAGCGCCCCTAAAACCCTTAAATGATATTTTTACCAGGTTTTGCAATCCAACATCCGCTTTGTCTCCGACAATATTTTTTGCCTGGAAAACAAACGAATCGCCGTTTTGATCCGGGACTATCGCCCCACGAAAAGTAAATCCCAAGATTAAATCTGCTATTTCTTTTAGTTTTTGTTGCATATAAGTATCTGTGCACTTAAATTATCACAAAGGGCTATGAACAGTCAAGCCCTATAAAAAAGGGGGCTTCAGAGCCCTCTTCCAGTACATAGGTTAAATCAAGTTTTTCTCTTTTAAGCTAAGGAATCCATCTGCAGAAAAAATTATATGGTCAGACAGTTCAATGCCTAAAATTTTACCAGCCTCAATTAGCCTCTTTGTTATCGCCAAGTCATCATCCGACGGCTTTATGTCCCCGCTTGGGTGGGTGTGGGCAACGATTATACTCGCTACATGCAGAGATACTGCCGGTTCAAATACTTCACGGGGGTGTACCAAGCTGGCATTAAGCGTCCCGATAGAAATTATTTGCCGTTCAATTAGTTTGTTTTGCGTGTCCAAATAAAAAACGATAAAATGTTCTTTCTTCGAGTTACGGATATCGACGCATAATTTCCAAACATCTTCTGCCGACAATATTTCCGATTTTTGCTTCAAGCTCAACCGTTTGCCAAATTCCAACGCCGCAATCACCTGCA
The Patescibacteria group bacterium DNA segment above includes these coding regions:
- a CDS encoding restriction endonuclease subunit S; amino-acid sequence: MQQKLKEIADLILGFTFRGAIVPDQNGDSFVFQAKNIVGDKADVGLQNLVKISFKGFRGAHFLQKSDIVLTLRGANVGSFRAAVVRGDVKNVIVPSSVMIIRPINQKVLSEYLAAYFNSMDGQKNILKAVTGSYIQTISRQKLGEAIIPLPSIEDQLSIIKLADNLKRQQEICEEKNKIKKNIINAIFEKII
- a CDS encoding type I restriction-modification system subunit M: MTPKKYTQEDLNKVLWAAADSSRTQVDAGVYKDYVLAMLFFKYLSDLSKKKYEQYRERFNGDQERIREKMKMDRFYLPEKSSFDYIYGIIEQDNIGEELNKTLDRIEEANREKLEGVFNVDFNSEAVLGKLAERNKMLRHLIQDFAKIDLADAGDDIIGNSYMYMIERFGADAGKKAGEFFTVRNVAKLVAMLAQPKAGDRICDPCCGSGGLLLLAGEEVEKGESKNYALYGQESTGSTYQLARMNMFLHGKDSARLEWGDTLNNPLLTENDQLMKFDTIVANPPFSLKKWGAENAEDDKYKRFWRGVPPKDKGDFAFITHMIETAKPKTGRIAVIVPHGVLFRGGAEGKIREQLIKENIIDAVIGLPAGLFQTTGIPVAILVIDRSREKGGANENKKDILFIEASKEYNPGKAKNILTEENIEKIYNTYKNRKNVEKFARKVGFDEISKENDFNLNITRYVDTFEEEAPIDIKANLKELAELEPELKKLEDQMDDYLKQLGIK
- the radC gene encoding DNA repair protein RadC, yielding MKIKDLAKVDRPREKLEKYGLDKLTNPELLAVLLGSGIKGLNVIELSKKIVKIIEKNGANKINLDSLLREKGLGRAKALQVIAALEFGKRLSLKQKSEILSAEDVWKLCVDIRNSKKEHFIVFYLDTQNKLIERQIISIGTLNASLVHPREVFEPAVSLHVASIIVAHTHPSGDIKPSDDDLAITKRLIEAGKILGIELSDHIIFSADGFLSLKEKNLI